One Nitrospinota bacterium DNA window includes the following coding sequences:
- a CDS encoding NUDIX hydrolase: MQRGYPQRPILGVAGIIIKDGKVLLIKRGKEPGYGKWSIPGGVVKLGEPLKEAVRREVLEETGLKVEPIEFVEVFERVIRDKESKIEYHYVLIDFVCRYISGEAKSGTDALDTRWVIPEKISNYNMTTGTEEVIKKAFKKFSSFH, encoded by the coding sequence ATGCAAAGGGGATATCCTCAAAGACCCATATTAGGGGTTGCGGGTATTATTATTAAAGATGGAAAGGTTCTTCTGATTAAAAGGGGCAAAGAGCCTGGCTATGGAAAATGGAGTATTCCTGGTGGGGTGGTTAAATTGGGAGAGCCCCTAAAAGAGGCAGTTAGAAGAGAGGTTTTAGAAGAAACGGGCTTAAAGGTTGAGCCCATAGAGTTTGTAGAGGTTTTTGAAAGGGTTATCCGAGATAAAGAGAGTAAAATTGAGTATCATTATGTCCTCATAGATTTTGTCTGCAGATATATCTCTGGTGAAGCAAAATCAGGCACTGATGCCCTTGATACCCGATGGGTAATCCCAGAAAAGATCTCAAACTACAATATGACTACTGGTACAGAAGAGGTTATAAAAAAGGCCTTTAAGAAATTCAGTTCCTTTCATTAA